The Haloplanus salinarum genome includes a region encoding these proteins:
- a CDS encoding YcaO-like family protein, whose translation MQIGIAGSGPAAESVRAALDDIDATATATTPDELGAYPLGVVIAPTGAPAFGTADDAATDWLAVEIGGLGGRAVPDLDAAVTVLADGVGYRDLRARVASTADADDGADGTPSGDRSAVRLAGAVAGRRAVSLLAGADLAGTVVEVPGDERRLFAVPEPDDRDRTLRTEFRDVALDDALARAERAVDDRVGLLTRIGERESFPAPYYIAATADTTVYSDARAAAYAAGVDDDWDHAFMKALGEGLERYCAGTYREASFETAPPAARADGVSPAAFVRPDDATVDPDAPIPWVPGTDLRTGEAVSLPAEFVHYPPPTERHRPPITTGLGLGSSGAEALRSGLYEVIERDATMCAWYSTYEPLGLAVDDEGFAALADRARAERLSVSPVLVTGDVDVPVVAVAVHREGAWPRFALGSAADLDAGAAARSALAEALQNWMELRALGPEDAAAEEGAIGRYADRPPETRAFTDADDGVPAASVGPDPVPTGEAELDAVVERAADAGLSTFAARLTTPDVAALGFEAVRVLSPEAQPLFVDDPYFGDRAETVPRDLGYEPRLDRPFHPYP comes from the coding sequence ATGCAGATCGGCATCGCGGGAAGCGGCCCGGCCGCCGAATCGGTCCGGGCCGCCCTCGACGACATCGACGCGACGGCGACGGCGACGACGCCCGACGAACTCGGGGCCTACCCCCTGGGCGTCGTGATCGCGCCCACGGGCGCCCCGGCGTTCGGGACGGCCGACGACGCGGCGACCGACTGGCTGGCCGTCGAGATCGGCGGCCTCGGCGGCCGGGCCGTCCCCGACCTCGACGCCGCGGTGACGGTCCTCGCGGACGGCGTCGGCTACCGCGACCTGCGGGCCCGGGTGGCGTCGACCGCCGACGCCGACGACGGGGCCGACGGCACGCCCTCGGGGGATCGGAGCGCCGTCCGCCTCGCCGGCGCGGTCGCCGGCCGCCGCGCCGTCTCCCTGCTCGCCGGGGCCGACCTCGCGGGCACGGTCGTCGAGGTACCCGGCGACGAGCGGCGTCTGTTCGCCGTGCCCGAGCCGGACGACCGTGACCGGACCCTCCGGACGGAATTCCGGGACGTGGCCCTCGACGACGCCCTCGCTCGGGCGGAGCGGGCCGTCGACGACCGGGTCGGCCTACTCACTCGGATCGGCGAGCGCGAGTCGTTCCCCGCACCGTACTACATCGCCGCGACGGCCGACACGACCGTTTACAGCGACGCCCGCGCGGCGGCCTACGCCGCCGGCGTCGACGACGACTGGGACCACGCCTTCATGAAGGCCCTCGGCGAGGGACTGGAGCGTTACTGTGCCGGAACCTACCGGGAGGCGTCGTTCGAGACGGCGCCCCCCGCGGCCCGGGCGGACGGCGTCTCGCCGGCGGCGTTCGTCCGCCCCGACGACGCGACGGTCGACCCCGACGCCCCGATTCCCTGGGTGCCGGGGACGGACCTGCGGACCGGCGAGGCCGTCTCCCTGCCAGCCGAGTTCGTCCACTACCCGCCGCCCACGGAGCGACACCGTCCGCCGATCACCACGGGGCTGGGACTCGGCAGCAGCGGCGCCGAGGCGCTTCGCTCGGGGCTCTACGAGGTGATCGAGCGTGACGCGACGATGTGCGCGTGGTACTCGACGTACGAACCGCTGGGGCTCGCCGTCGACGACGAGGGGTTCGCGGCGCTCGCCGACCGCGCCCGCGCGGAACGGCTGTCGGTGTCGCCGGTCCTGGTCACCGGCGACGTCGACGTGCCCGTCGTCGCCGTCGCGGTCCACCGCGAGGGGGCGTGGCCCCGCTTCGCCCTGGGTTCGGCCGCCGACCTGGACGCCGGGGCGGCGGCGCGGTCGGCGCTCGCGGAGGCGCTCCAGAACTGGATGGAGTTGCGGGCGCTGGGTCCCGAGGACGCGGCGGCCGAGGAGGGCGCCATCGGCCGGTACGCCGACCGGCCGCCCGAGACGCGGGCGTTCACCGACGCCGACGACGGCGTGCCGGCGGCGAGCGTCGGTCCCGACCCCGTGCCGACGGGCGAGGCCGAACTCGACGCGGTGGTCGAGCGGGCGGCCGACGCCGGCCTCTCGACGTTCGCCGCGCGGC